One stretch of Saccharomonospora xinjiangensis XJ-54 DNA includes these proteins:
- a CDS encoding CapA family protein, with amino-acid sequence MAVTLFLAGDVMPGRGVDQILPHPGDPRLRESFVRDARYYVHAAEERNGPLSLPVPFSWPWGSALRVIEEVAPAARIVNLETSVTRTRAFAPGKAVHYRMRPENIPAVLAARPDVCVLANNHVLDFGRKGLTETLAVLSRAGVRVAGAGSDAVEAARPAVVGLGEGGANDLVVLAAAAASSGVPPGWEAGPGRAGVRLLDSATSEIVEQVATAKRAGNLVVVSLHWGSNWGYGVPAGQVAFAHRLIDAGADVVHGHSSHHPRPIEVYRDRLVLYGCGDLINDYEGISGFERYRGDLRLLYFPDLDPASGALLGLRLVPVQARRLRLQRAGSRDQEWLRSVLTRCGAPFGTRVESGGDALSLAWKQM; translated from the coding sequence ATGGCGGTCACGCTCTTCCTCGCCGGTGACGTGATGCCGGGCAGGGGGGTCGATCAGATCCTTCCCCATCCCGGCGATCCCCGGCTGCGCGAGTCGTTCGTGCGAGACGCGCGGTACTACGTCCACGCCGCCGAGGAACGCAACGGACCCCTCTCCCTGCCGGTGCCCTTCTCGTGGCCGTGGGGGAGTGCCTTGCGGGTGATCGAGGAGGTCGCTCCGGCCGCGCGGATCGTGAACCTCGAGACGAGCGTGACGCGCACGCGGGCGTTCGCGCCCGGCAAGGCCGTGCACTACCGGATGCGGCCGGAGAACATCCCCGCGGTACTTGCCGCCAGACCCGACGTGTGCGTGCTGGCCAACAACCACGTGCTCGATTTCGGCCGCAAGGGCCTGACGGAGACGCTCGCGGTGCTGTCGAGGGCGGGCGTGCGGGTGGCGGGTGCGGGCAGTGACGCCGTCGAGGCAGCCCGCCCTGCCGTCGTGGGACTCGGCGAGGGCGGCGCGAATGATCTCGTTGTCCTCGCGGCGGCTGCGGCGTCGAGTGGGGTGCCTCCCGGCTGGGAGGCAGGTCCGGGCAGAGCGGGGGTGCGGCTGCTGGACTCCGCAACGAGCGAGATCGTCGAACAGGTGGCGACCGCCAAGCGGGCGGGGAACCTCGTCGTCGTGTCGCTGCACTGGGGTTCCAACTGGGGTTACGGCGTGCCAGCGGGACAGGTCGCGTTCGCCCACCGGCTGATCGACGCGGGCGCGGACGTCGTGCACGGCCACTCGTCCCACCATCCGAGGCCCATCGAGGTCTACCGGGACAGGCTCGTGCTGTACGGGTGCGGTGATCTGATCAACGACTACGAGGGCATCAGCGGGTTCGAGCGCTATCGAGGCGATCTGCGCCTGCTGTACTTCCCCGATCTCGACCCGGCGAGCGGGGCGTTGCTCGGGCTGCGCCTCGTGCCCGTGCAGGCTCGGCGGCTGCGCCTCCAGCGCGCGGGTTCCCGTGATCAGGAGTGGTTGCGCTCGGTGCTCACGCGGTGCGGTGCGCCGTTCGGCACCCGGGTCGAAAGCGGCGGCGATGCCCTGTCGCTGGCCTGGAAGCAGATGTGA
- a CDS encoding DUF2267 domain-containing protein: MTHTSDPLARAQNTAHEWLATVGEALGTTDRRYTYRVLRAWLHTLRDRLTVEGAAHFAAQLPEFLRGTFYDGWVPSKVPIRYDCDDCIDRIASEATVRRADVRPAVRGVSEGMRELLSPGSLDHALGHLPRDLREMFAPGELVAGGSVRSTRGDEELRELRHKVEFLAGAVLDLSRELSGGQRPRPGDREPGELGATNEMMLPQQGFS, from the coding sequence ATGACGCACACCAGCGACCCACTCGCGCGGGCACAGAACACAGCGCACGAATGGCTCGCCACCGTCGGGGAAGCGCTGGGCACTACCGACCGCCGATACACCTACCGGGTCCTGCGGGCGTGGCTGCACACGCTGCGCGACCGCCTCACGGTGGAGGGAGCCGCCCATTTCGCGGCGCAGCTTCCCGAATTCCTGCGGGGCACCTTCTATGACGGCTGGGTGCCGAGCAAAGTCCCGATCCGGTACGACTGTGACGACTGCATCGACCGCATCGCGTCGGAGGCCACCGTCCGGCGCGCCGACGTGCGGCCCGCCGTTCGCGGTGTCTCGGAAGGGATGCGGGAGTTGCTGTCGCCGGGATCGCTCGACCACGCGCTGGGGCACCTCCCACGAGACCTGCGCGAGATGTTCGCGCCCGGCGAGCTGGTGGCCGGCGGCTCCGTGCGCTCGACCCGAGGCGATGAGGAACTCAGGGAACTGCGCCACAAGGTCGAGTTCCTCGCCGGAGCCGTGCTGGATCTGAGCCGGGAGTTGTCCGGAGGGCAACGCCCCCGGCCCGGCGACCGCGAACCCGGGGAACTGGGCGCGACCAACGAGATGATGCTTCCGCAGCAAGGCTTTTCCTGA
- a CDS encoding phosphatase PAP2 family protein, translating to MLFPVPEAAPFSFPTGIAVPGALPRATEDLEVDGVPDVSAELYRAVLDGANAAPGWLGDFAVFFTEAGVVALGLLLVFGWWRARGEDSRAMAAALLAPVITILAYAISEVAKLVIEQDRPCRAVPGARPLAECPGVGDWSFPSNHSTIAGAAAMAVFMCRRGKLGVTALCLGALVAFSRVVVGAHYPHDVLVGFLLGVAVVGGALDLVARRTADLVERYRPHPLLGRVLGHGPAGTENPAGASDDDTQVLVATPASVATANEDTTHLSATHPDTARLDTAPTRPIPRFPHGGHGPGGRPSMPPPPHGPSPAPGQARRH from the coding sequence ATGCTCTTCCCGGTCCCCGAGGCCGCCCCTTTCTCATTCCCGACCGGTATCGCCGTCCCCGGAGCATTACCCAGGGCCACGGAGGATCTTGAGGTCGATGGTGTTCCCGATGTGTCGGCCGAGCTGTACAGGGCGGTGCTCGACGGCGCCAACGCCGCGCCGGGCTGGCTCGGGGACTTCGCCGTGTTCTTCACCGAGGCAGGCGTGGTGGCACTCGGGTTGCTCCTCGTGTTCGGGTGGTGGCGAGCGCGAGGCGAGGACAGCAGGGCCATGGCGGCTGCGCTGCTCGCGCCGGTGATCACCATTCTCGCCTACGCGATCAGCGAGGTCGCGAAGCTGGTGATCGAGCAGGACCGCCCGTGTAGAGCCGTGCCGGGCGCACGGCCACTGGCGGAGTGTCCTGGCGTCGGTGACTGGTCCTTCCCCAGCAACCATTCGACCATCGCGGGTGCCGCAGCCATGGCGGTGTTTATGTGCCGTCGCGGGAAGCTCGGCGTGACCGCGCTGTGTCTGGGGGCACTCGTGGCGTTCTCCCGTGTGGTCGTCGGCGCGCATTACCCGCACGACGTGCTCGTCGGCTTCCTCCTCGGCGTCGCGGTGGTCGGCGGTGCGCTGGACCTCGTGGCCCGGCGCACGGCCGACCTCGTCGAGCGGTACCGGCCGCACCCGCTGCTCGGCCGGGTTCTCGGCCACGGCCCCGCAGGCACCGAGAACCCCGCAGGCGCATCGGACGACGACACCCAGGTGCTCGTGGCCACGCCCGCGAGCGTGGCCACAGCGAACGAGGACACAACGCACCTGTCCGCGACGCACCCGGACACGGCGCGCCTGGACACAGCGCCGACGCGACCCATTCCGCGCTTCCCTCACGGCGGTCACGGGCCCGGCGGCCGGCCCTCCATGCCGCCACCTCCGCACGGTCCCTCGCCAGCGCCGGGGCAGGCGCGCCGCCACTGA
- a CDS encoding BCCT family transporter translates to MLKKLERVLGLRTNPVIFFSSALLTLIFVVASIVFTDEVDGVFRGASEAVKTNLGWLYILGVTSFLGFLLWIAFSRYGHVRLGGKDSRPEYTNLSWFGMLFAAGIGTILMFWGVAEPINHFANPPFGGVHEQVEELAGNAASSEQFAQRLTELPVDEGATAPLSEGAANEAVGFALYHFGFHTWAIFSLPALAFAYFAYKRGLPFRVSSIFHPILGDRINGPIGKTIDVVAVIGTLFGVAVSIGLGTLQINSGLNGLFGVEISGTVQIAIIAVVTTFATISVVTGLDKGVKWLSNINVGMAVGLLLFILFAGSTVFLLRGVIESTGNYLSMLLPLSFWNDALPAGEWGWQGSWTVFYWAWTITWAPFVGIFVARISKGRTVREFVLGVLGAPVAFSIIWFSIFGMSSINIEWNDPGSLVGPVVQEGDTAAALFSFLEHFPVSELLMAFSVLIVIIFFTTSSDSASLVVDMLTSGNTVSPPVRQRVFWALLEGVVAATLIAATGQEALQALEQVITVLGLPFFLIAFVMMYCLVKAIRQDVPEEELLPRRARLMLERHQRPAHPPQEPDPASPPSDPAPPSEPEPS, encoded by the coding sequence ATTCTGAAGAAGTTGGAACGGGTGCTGGGGTTGAGGACGAACCCCGTCATCTTCTTCAGCTCAGCGTTGCTGACCCTGATTTTCGTCGTGGCCTCCATCGTGTTCACCGACGAGGTCGATGGCGTTTTCCGGGGTGCGTCGGAGGCGGTGAAGACCAATCTCGGCTGGCTCTACATCCTTGGTGTGACGTCTTTTCTGGGCTTCCTGCTCTGGATCGCGTTCAGCCGATACGGACATGTTCGACTGGGAGGGAAGGACTCCAGGCCCGAATACACCAATCTGAGCTGGTTCGGCATGCTGTTCGCGGCAGGCATCGGGACGATCCTGATGTTCTGGGGCGTCGCCGAGCCCATCAACCACTTCGCCAACCCGCCGTTCGGCGGTGTGCACGAGCAGGTGGAGGAACTGGCGGGGAACGCGGCAAGTTCGGAGCAGTTCGCTCAGCGGCTGACGGAGTTGCCCGTCGATGAGGGCGCGACCGCCCCGCTGAGCGAGGGCGCCGCCAACGAGGCCGTCGGGTTCGCCCTGTATCACTTCGGTTTCCACACGTGGGCGATCTTCTCGCTGCCCGCGCTGGCGTTCGCCTACTTCGCCTACAAGCGCGGGTTGCCGTTCCGGGTCAGCTCGATCTTCCACCCGATCCTCGGCGACCGGATCAACGGCCCGATCGGCAAGACCATCGACGTCGTGGCCGTGATCGGCACCCTGTTCGGGGTCGCCGTGTCCATCGGTCTCGGCACCCTTCAGATCAACAGCGGACTGAACGGGCTGTTCGGCGTCGAGATCAGCGGCACCGTCCAGATCGCCATCATCGCGGTGGTGACCACCTTCGCGACGATCTCGGTGGTGACCGGTCTCGACAAGGGCGTCAAGTGGTTGTCCAACATCAACGTGGGGATGGCCGTCGGGCTGCTGTTGTTCATCCTGTTCGCGGGCTCGACCGTGTTCCTGCTGCGCGGTGTCATCGAGAGCACCGGCAACTACCTGAGCATGCTCCTTCCGCTGTCGTTCTGGAACGATGCGCTGCCCGCGGGCGAATGGGGCTGGCAGGGCAGCTGGACGGTGTTCTACTGGGCGTGGACGATCACCTGGGCGCCGTTCGTCGGTATCTTCGTCGCGCGTATCTCCAAGGGGCGCACCGTCCGCGAGTTCGTGCTCGGGGTGCTCGGCGCCCCCGTCGCCTTCTCGATCATCTGGTTCAGCATCTTCGGGATGTCGTCCATCAACATCGAGTGGAACGACCCGGGCTCGCTGGTCGGCCCAGTGGTGCAGGAAGGTGACACCGCCGCCGCGCTGTTCTCCTTCCTCGAACACTTCCCCGTCAGCGAGTTACTCATGGCGTTCTCGGTGTTGATCGTCATCATCTTCTTCACGACGTCGTCCGACTCGGCCTCGCTCGTGGTGGACATGCTGACCTCGGGCAACACCGTCAGCCCTCCCGTCCGTCAGCGGGTGTTCTGGGCGCTGCTGGAGGGCGTCGTGGCCGCGACGCTCATCGCCGCCACGGGCCAGGAGGCGTTGCAGGCACTCGAACAGGTCATCACCGTGCTCGGGTTGCCGTTCTTCCTCATCGCGTTCGTGATGATGTATTGCCTGGTGAAGGCGATCCGGCAGGACGTTCCCGAGGAGGAGCTTCTCCCGAGAAGGGCCAGGTTGATGCTGGAGCGGCACCAACGGCCGGCGCACCCGCCGCAGGAGCCGGACCCGGCCTCGCCGCCGTCGGACCCGGCTCCGCCTTCGGAGCCCGAACCGTCGTAG
- a CDS encoding VOC family protein, translating into MDSMTRLYSGVAVADRAAALKWYTSFFGRPADEVIGGEALWRVSDTAWVFVDEHPQRAGHALLTLEVLGLDDILARLATHGIEHEPVETYDNGVRHVVITDPDGNSLSLAEGPASDR; encoded by the coding sequence ATGGATTCGATGACGCGCCTCTACAGCGGTGTGGCGGTGGCCGACCGGGCCGCCGCACTCAAGTGGTACACGTCCTTCTTCGGGCGCCCGGCTGACGAGGTGATCGGTGGTGAAGCTCTCTGGCGGGTCAGCGACACAGCCTGGGTCTTCGTCGATGAGCACCCCCAGCGGGCGGGACACGCACTGCTCACCCTCGAGGTGCTCGGCCTCGACGACATCCTGGCCCGGCTGGCCACGCACGGCATCGAGCACGAACCGGTGGAGACCTACGACAACGGAGTACGGCACGTCGTCATCACGGACCCGGACGGCAACAGCCTGTCACTCGCCGAAGGCCCCGCCTCAGACCGTTGA
- a CDS encoding SDH family Clp fold serine proteinase has translation MTTGTNAGQLYSSAPTAPSAYDAGSDVARTPMTESERDDVVKLGNKQTKDLGGVWLLLNGRFRSESDGAATESEIQELLCTVFGYPDLDRPPKRTLNVVVDSPGGSLDSAYKTVLYLSQFAAKLNVYVPYRAKSASTLLAVGADRTYLSPFAELGPLDTQIADPRNPANTTSALDCYQSVDYVREFAFQTILSALPKLITATERRLPVTGLIDTATQFATSSVAPMLKSVTALDFGSWGRSLRIGESYAVKLLKKKSTDEDEAAIKQLAWQLVYGYAHHRFPIDYREAERIGLTVERMSPSQYKRLRTVVDACRKKSFIGFLSKQESEKESHRSRKPASKDEEHSTDEHPQADVGGSPVGIGSRYVAESDRQT, from the coding sequence ATGACCACAGGAACGAACGCCGGTCAGCTGTACTCGAGCGCACCGACAGCACCGTCCGCATACGATGCGGGCTCCGACGTCGCCAGAACGCCGATGACCGAGAGCGAACGCGACGACGTGGTGAAGCTCGGGAACAAGCAGACGAAGGATCTCGGCGGGGTGTGGCTGCTCCTCAACGGCCGGTTCAGGTCCGAAAGCGACGGGGCCGCAACCGAGAGCGAAATCCAGGAGCTGCTCTGCACCGTCTTCGGGTATCCCGATCTCGACCGGCCGCCGAAGCGGACGCTGAACGTCGTGGTGGACTCACCAGGGGGCAGCCTCGACAGCGCCTACAAAACCGTGCTCTACCTGTCGCAATTCGCCGCCAAGCTCAACGTCTATGTGCCGTATCGCGCGAAAAGTGCTAGCACACTGCTCGCGGTGGGAGCGGACCGGACATACCTGTCACCGTTCGCGGAGCTGGGTCCGCTCGACACCCAGATCGCGGACCCGCGCAACCCCGCGAACACCACGTCGGCCCTCGACTGCTACCAGAGCGTCGATTACGTCCGCGAGTTCGCTTTCCAGACGATTCTCTCGGCGCTGCCGAAACTGATCACGGCCACCGAACGCAGGCTCCCGGTCACCGGACTGATCGACACGGCGACCCAATTCGCGACGAGTTCGGTCGCACCCATGCTGAAAAGCGTGACCGCCCTCGATTTCGGCTCGTGGGGCCGCAGCCTGAGAATAGGCGAGTCCTACGCCGTCAAGCTGCTCAAAAAGAAGTCCACCGACGAGGACGAGGCCGCGATCAAGCAGCTCGCGTGGCAGCTTGTCTACGGATACGCGCACCACCGTTTCCCCATCGACTACCGCGAAGCCGAACGGATCGGCCTCACGGTGGAGCGGATGAGCCCCAGCCAGTACAAGCGACTACGAACCGTCGTGGATGCCTGCCGGAAGAAGTCCTTTATCGGTTTTCTCAGCAAACAGGAATCCGAAAAGGAATCTCACCGTTCGCGGAAACCGGCCAGCAAGGACGAAGAACACAGCACCGACGAGCATCCGCAGGCGGATGTCGGTGGATCACCGGTGGGAATCGGCAGCAGATACGTTGCCGAATCGGATCGGCAGACATGA
- a CDS encoding helix-turn-helix transcriptional regulator, with amino-acid sequence MRADRLVSLVLLLRRHGRLSATALARELEVSTRTVQRDIEALSAAGVPVYAERGRRGGFALLPGFQTELTGLSHDEALALLVAGSRRGAQAFGLGAALASAMRKVVDALPESYRATAAGAAERLLIDPEADLLSRRLVEDEDVPDTVVAVIRRAVFAGHRLRIHYAATGQAPQWRTVDPVGLVTVRGQGYLLATKSGADRTYRLSRVLAAEELSEPAQRPERVDLERVWKERSTRFRTSGDLIAVLVRVNPARRAELVRTALAVHAEEVDADGWPRLDVTFQDPRHAEWALWQLATDAEALRPQWLRTRLRHRAAALAARYEPPSSATGC; translated from the coding sequence ATGCGCGCCGACCGGTTGGTCTCGCTGGTGCTGCTGCTGCGCCGCCACGGTCGGTTGTCCGCCACCGCGCTGGCCCGCGAGCTGGAGGTCTCCACCCGCACCGTGCAGCGCGACATCGAGGCGCTGTCCGCGGCAGGCGTCCCGGTCTACGCCGAGCGCGGTCGGCGCGGCGGTTTCGCACTGCTACCGGGATTCCAGACAGAGCTCACCGGGCTCAGCCACGACGAGGCTCTCGCCCTCCTCGTCGCCGGATCACGGCGCGGCGCGCAGGCATTCGGCCTCGGCGCGGCGCTCGCGTCCGCCATGCGCAAGGTGGTGGACGCGCTACCCGAGAGCTACCGGGCCACCGCCGCCGGTGCGGCCGAGCGGTTGCTCATCGATCCGGAGGCGGACCTTCTCTCGCGCAGGCTGGTCGAGGACGAGGACGTGCCTGACACGGTCGTAGCCGTGATCCGGCGCGCGGTGTTCGCCGGACACAGATTGCGCATCCACTACGCGGCCACAGGCCAGGCGCCACAGTGGCGGACAGTGGACCCGGTTGGTCTGGTCACCGTGCGCGGGCAGGGCTACCTCCTGGCCACGAAGTCAGGTGCGGATCGCACCTACCGGTTGTCCCGGGTGCTGGCCGCCGAGGAGCTCTCCGAACCCGCACAGCGGCCGGAGCGGGTCGATCTGGAGCGCGTCTGGAAGGAACGCAGCACGCGGTTCCGGACCAGCGGTGACCTCATCGCCGTGCTGGTGCGGGTGAACCCGGCGCGGCGTGCGGAGCTGGTGCGCACCGCGCTGGCCGTTCACGCCGAGGAAGTCGATGCGGACGGCTGGCCGCGCCTCGACGTGACCTTCCAAGATCCCAGGCACGCGGAATGGGCGCTGTGGCAGCTCGCGACGGACGCCGAAGCGCTCCGCCCGCAATGGTTGCGCACCCGCCTTCGGCACCGCGCTGCCGCGCTCGCCGCCCGCTACGAACCACCGTCGTCAGCCACCGGGTGCTGA
- a CDS encoding RidA family protein: MERTTINPWTWSVEMGYNQGELVSGHTRTLYCSGQTAMSAEGVPQHAGDMAAQLALSLDNLEAVLREAGMSLANLVRLNVYTTDVELLFPHYGVLASRLGAAGVAPATTMLGVTRLAIPDLMVELEGTAVA, translated from the coding sequence GTGGAACGAACGACGATCAACCCGTGGACGTGGTCGGTGGAGATGGGCTACAACCAGGGCGAGCTCGTCTCCGGGCACACCAGGACCCTGTACTGCTCGGGACAGACCGCGATGAGCGCCGAGGGCGTGCCCCAGCATGCCGGTGACATGGCCGCGCAGCTGGCGCTGAGCCTCGACAATCTGGAGGCCGTTCTCCGTGAGGCCGGTATGTCGCTCGCGAACCTCGTGCGGCTCAACGTCTACACCACCGACGTCGAACTCCTGTTCCCGCATTACGGCGTGCTGGCGTCGCGGTTGGGCGCAGCCGGGGTGGCGCCTGCCACCACGATGCTCGGGGTGACCAGGCTGGCGATCCCCGACCTCATGGTCGAGCTGGAGGGAACCGCTGTCGCCTGA
- a CDS encoding ribbon-helix-helix protein, CopG family — protein sequence MSQTAITLRLPAEMAEALRTYAFATGTSVNETVKQAVADHLQRKGRPEAVRAAFERVLADHAVALDKLKDL from the coding sequence ATGAGCCAGACCGCAATCACACTCCGTCTACCCGCCGAAATGGCAGAAGCCCTACGCACATACGCCTTCGCCACCGGAACCTCGGTGAACGAAACCGTCAAGCAAGCGGTCGCTGACCACCTCCAGCGCAAGGGCCGCCCCGAGGCGGTCCGCGCAGCCTTCGAACGAGTTCTCGCCGACCACGCCGTCGCCTTGGACAAGCTCAAGGACCTCTGA
- a CDS encoding type II toxin-antitoxin system death-on-curing family toxin, with product MNAHFVGPNALRDFGLLDGAVMRPQSSIFGEDAFPTLHEKAAALLHGIARNHPFIDGNKRTAWAATATFYLLNGHEIRTDQGDIVALVVDTAEGQLDVPTIAATLKPWAHPLVFPTA from the coding sequence ATGAACGCGCACTTCGTCGGCCCAAACGCTCTGCGTGACTTCGGGCTCCTCGACGGCGCTGTCATGCGCCCCCAGTCCAGCATCTTCGGAGAAGACGCCTTCCCCACCCTGCACGAGAAAGCCGCCGCCCTACTGCACGGCATCGCCCGAAACCACCCGTTCATAGACGGCAACAAACGCACCGCCTGGGCTGCGACCGCAACGTTCTACCTGCTCAACGGGCACGAGATCCGCACCGACCAAGGCGACATCGTGGCCCTGGTTGTGGACACCGCCGAAGGTCAACTCGACGTGCCCACCATCGCGGCAACCCTCAAACCGTGGGCGCACCCCCTCGTCTTCCCCACAGCCTGA
- a CDS encoding trans-aconitate 2-methyltransferase: MWDPQEYLNHAELRARPFRDLVARIGAERPRRVVDAGCGPGTLTGELTRQWPGAIVEAFDSSPEMVASARERGVAVRLCDVTEWRPEPDTDVVVSNAVLQWVPEHDAVLRRWVRELPPGAWLAVQVPGNMDAPSHRAARAVAASDRWARRLRDVRLRGSGAVSEPRDYADLFADLGCAVDVWETTYVQRLGGENAVLDWLTGTALRPIVAALDDDEWQEFRRDLAPVLDEAYPPRSDGTTWFPFRRIFAVARTPS, translated from the coding sequence GATCCGCAGGAGTATCTGAACCACGCCGAACTTCGAGCCCGCCCGTTCCGGGATCTCGTGGCCAGGATCGGCGCGGAGCGGCCCCGGCGGGTGGTGGACGCCGGATGCGGTCCCGGCACGCTCACCGGGGAACTCACGCGTCAGTGGCCCGGGGCGATCGTGGAGGCGTTCGACAGCTCACCGGAGATGGTGGCCTCGGCCAGGGAACGCGGCGTGGCCGTCCGCCTGTGTGATGTGACGGAGTGGCGGCCCGAACCCGACACCGACGTGGTCGTCAGCAATGCGGTGCTCCAGTGGGTGCCGGAGCACGACGCGGTGCTGAGACGGTGGGTACGCGAGCTACCCCCCGGTGCCTGGCTGGCGGTGCAGGTGCCCGGCAACATGGACGCCCCGTCGCATCGCGCAGCCCGAGCGGTGGCGGCGAGCGACCGGTGGGCGCGGCGGTTGCGGGACGTTCGGCTCCGGGGATCCGGCGCCGTGTCCGAGCCCCGCGACTACGCGGATTTGTTCGCCGACCTCGGCTGCGCGGTGGATGTGTGGGAGACCACGTACGTGCAGCGGCTGGGTGGCGAGAACGCCGTCCTCGACTGGCTCACCGGGACGGCGTTGCGGCCGATCGTCGCCGCGCTCGACGACGACGAATGGCAGGAGTTCCGCCGCGATCTGGCCCCGGTGCTCGACGAGGCATACCCGCCACGATCCGACGGCACGACGTGGTTCCCGTTCCGGCGGATCTTCGCGGTGGCGCGCACGCCGTCGTGA